Proteins encoded within one genomic window of Hevea brasiliensis isolate MT/VB/25A 57/8 chromosome 8, ASM3005281v1, whole genome shotgun sequence:
- the LOC131182283 gene encoding 2-oxoglutarate-dependent dioxygenase 19-like isoform X3 — protein MAETAPLVATQASPTTPSKRITSIIKLLAESPGLTNIPSTHTFTLNSHDQVVSDTEEPVPVIDYSLLISSSPDQRSKIIHDLRKACQYWGFFMVINHGVPERLMRSMIDACREFFDLPEEEKQEYEGKHVLDPIRCGTSFNTSVEKVFCWRDFLKLFVHPVFHSPSKPAEFSENLLEYSKRVREVARELLKGISESLGLGTNYIDKALNLEQGLQILSNGKYKSVEHRAVVNKKAARISLAMAHGPSLDSVVTPAPELLDREGNAPAYIEMKYGKYLELQQSSKLDGKSCLDQVRI, from the exons ATGGCTGAAACAGCTCCACTGGTTGCCACCCAAGCATCTCCTACAACACCATCCAAGAGAATAACTAGCATCATCAAACTACTAGCTGAGTCACCTGGTCTCACCAACATCCCATCCACTCACACTTTCACCCTCAATTCCCATGACCAAGTAGTTTCAGACACAGAAGAGCCTGTTCCTGTCATAGACTACTCTCTTCTTATTTCAAGTAGTCCTGATCAACGGTCCAAAATCATTCATGACCTTCGCAAAGCATGTCAGTATTGGGGCTTCTTCATg GTGATCAATCATGGAGTACCAGAGAGACTAATGAGATCAATGATTGATGCATGTAGAGAATTTTTTGATCTGCCGGAGGAGGAGAAGCAGGAGTATGAAGGTAAGCATGTATTAGACCCAATACGGTGTGGCACCAGCTTTAATACTTCAGTGGAGAAGGTCTTTTGTTGGAGGGATTTTCTCAAGCTCTTTGTACATCCCGTGTTTCACTCACCCAGCAAACCTGCTGAGTTCAG TGAGAATCTGTTAGAATACTCCAAAAGAGTAAGAGAAGTAGCAAGAGAATTACTAAAAGGGATATCAGAGAGCTTGGGATTGGGAACAAATTACATAGACAAAGCACTGAATTTGGAGCAAGGCCTACAG attttgagtaatggaaagtaCAAGAGCGTTGAACATCGAGCGGTTGTGAACAAGAAAGCTGCAAGAATATCCTTAGCCATGGCACATGGACCTTCACTAGATTCAGTCGTTACTCCTGCACCAGAGTTGCTAGACCGAGAAGGGAATGCACCAGCGTATATTGAAATGAAGTATGGGAAATACTTGGAGCTTCAGCAAAGCAGCAAGCTGGATGGGAAATCCTGCTTGGATCAAGTACGAATTTGA
- the LOC131182284 gene encoding uncharacterized protein LOC131182284 isoform X3 yields the protein MRTEEVNWCQIQEWYPKFKSVSIRTIIHELPESFVEYLLDDVGPFILPISVSNEDALPNRIHNPIDEEDYQVSEGSGDEAEQPVSPPSFPELELKIKESIEILGGAVFPKLNWSSPKDSAWISTSGTLCCTSFSEIALLLRSSDSLVHDLCHAYDSCSNKTMSRPPNFFLALRKWYSSLLPEMEFRCFVWGHHLVGISQREVTTFYPVLLEKKSDLQLLIENLFMDNVRLNFESENYTFDIYVTRDERVKIVDFNPWGAFTLPLLFTWEELGQNAREGNSVDFRIVESQCGIRPGLKTAVPQDYLDTSPGSGWDQFLKKVDAEFKQQGTSPTGGSDA from the coding sequence ATGAGGACAGAAGAAGTGAACTGGTGCCAGATTCAGGAATGGTACCCAAAATTCAAGTCtgtatctatcagaactataatTCATGAGCTTCCAGAATCTTTTGTTGAGTACCTTCTTGATGATGTAGGGCCCTTTATACTACCCATTTCTGTCTCTAATGAAGATGCTTTACCCAATAGAATTCATAATCCTATAGATGAAGAGGATTATCAAGTGTCAGAAGGGTCAGGAGATGAAGCAGAGCAACCTGTATCACCCCCATCTTTCCCAGAACTTGAATTGAAGATTAAGGAATCAATTGAAATCCTTGGAGGTGCAGTTTTTCCTAAGCTGAACTGGAGTTCCCCAAAAGACTCAGCTTGGATTAGCACATCTGGAACCCTCTGTTGCACTTCATTCAGTGAGATTGCATTATTGCTTCGGTCATCTGATTCGTTGGTCCATGATTTGTGCCATGCCTATGATTCATGCAGCAACAAAACCATGTCAAGACCCCCAAATTTCTTCCTTGCACTCCGCAAGTGGTATTCATCTTTGTTGCCTGAGATGGAATTCCGTTGCTTTGTTTGGGGTCATCACCTCGTTGGCATCTCACAGCGTGAAGTCACTACATTTTATCCTGTTCTCCTTGAGAAGAAAAGTGATCTTCAACTGCtgattgagaatttatttatggatAATGTGAGGCTGAATTTTGAGTCAGAGAATTACACATTTGATATTTATGTCACCAGGGATGAGCGTGTTAAAATTGTGGATTTTAATCCTTGGGGTGCATTTACACTTCCATTGCTTTTTACTTGGGAGGAATTAGGGCAGAATGCGAGAGAAGGGAACAGTGTGGACTTCAGAATTGTGGAGAGCCAATGTGGAATTCGGCCAGGGCTGAAAACAGCAGTTCCACAGGATTATTTGGATACTAGTCCAGGGAGTGGTTGGGATCAGTTCTTGAAGAAAGTTGATGCAGAGTTCAAGCAACAGGGAACTTCTCCTACAGGTGGATCTGATGCTTGA
- the LOC131182284 gene encoding uncharacterized protein LOC131182284 isoform X1: protein MRTEEVNWCQIQEWYPKFKSVSIRTIIHELPESFVEYLLDDVGPFILPISVSNEDALPNRIHNPIDEEDYQVSEGSGDEAEQPVSPPSFPELELKIKESIEILGGAVFPKLNWSSPKDSAWISTSGTLCCTSFSEIALLLRSSDSLVHDLCHAYDSCSNKTMSRPPNFFLALRKWYSSLLPEMEFRCFVWGHHLVGISQREVTTFYPVLLEKKSDLQLLIENLFMDNVRLNFESENYTFDIYVTRDERVKIVDFNPWGAFTLPLLFTWEELGQNAREGNSVDFRIVESQCGIRPGLKTAVPQDYLDTSPGSGWDQFLKKVDAEFKQQGTSPTGIHSLNHKD, encoded by the coding sequence ATGAGGACAGAAGAAGTGAACTGGTGCCAGATTCAGGAATGGTACCCAAAATTCAAGTCtgtatctatcagaactataatTCATGAGCTTCCAGAATCTTTTGTTGAGTACCTTCTTGATGATGTAGGGCCCTTTATACTACCCATTTCTGTCTCTAATGAAGATGCTTTACCCAATAGAATTCATAATCCTATAGATGAAGAGGATTATCAAGTGTCAGAAGGGTCAGGAGATGAAGCAGAGCAACCTGTATCACCCCCATCTTTCCCAGAACTTGAATTGAAGATTAAGGAATCAATTGAAATCCTTGGAGGTGCAGTTTTTCCTAAGCTGAACTGGAGTTCCCCAAAAGACTCAGCTTGGATTAGCACATCTGGAACCCTCTGTTGCACTTCATTCAGTGAGATTGCATTATTGCTTCGGTCATCTGATTCGTTGGTCCATGATTTGTGCCATGCCTATGATTCATGCAGCAACAAAACCATGTCAAGACCCCCAAATTTCTTCCTTGCACTCCGCAAGTGGTATTCATCTTTGTTGCCTGAGATGGAATTCCGTTGCTTTGTTTGGGGTCATCACCTCGTTGGCATCTCACAGCGTGAAGTCACTACATTTTATCCTGTTCTCCTTGAGAAGAAAAGTGATCTTCAACTGCtgattgagaatttatttatggatAATGTGAGGCTGAATTTTGAGTCAGAGAATTACACATTTGATATTTATGTCACCAGGGATGAGCGTGTTAAAATTGTGGATTTTAATCCTTGGGGTGCATTTACACTTCCATTGCTTTTTACTTGGGAGGAATTAGGGCAGAATGCGAGAGAAGGGAACAGTGTGGACTTCAGAATTGTGGAGAGCCAATGTGGAATTCGGCCAGGGCTGAAAACAGCAGTTCCACAGGATTATTTGGATACTAGTCCAGGGAGTGGTTGGGATCAGTTCTTGAAGAAAGTTGATGCAGAGTTCAAGCAACAGGGAACTTCTCCTACAG
- the LOC131182283 gene encoding 2-oxoglutarate-dependent dioxygenase 19-like isoform X1 produces MAETAPLVATQASPTTPSKRITSIIKLLAESPGLTNIPSTHTFTLNSHDQVVSDTEEPVPVIDYSLLISSSPDQRSKIIHDLRKACQYWGFFMVINHGVPERLMRSMIDACREFFDLPEEEKQEYEGKHVLDPIRCGTSFNTSVEKVFCWRDFLKLFVHPVFHSPSKPAEFSENLLEYSKRVREVARELLKGISESLGLGTNYIDKALNLEQGLQVSIANYYPPCTQPELAMGLPSHSDHGLLTILIQNGVSGLQVQHKGKWVNMNGYPNSFLVNTGDHLEILSNGKYKSVEHRAVVNKKAARISLAMAHGPSLDSVVTPAPELLDREGNAPAYIEMKYGKYLELQQSSKLDGKSCLDQVRI; encoded by the exons ATGGCTGAAACAGCTCCACTGGTTGCCACCCAAGCATCTCCTACAACACCATCCAAGAGAATAACTAGCATCATCAAACTACTAGCTGAGTCACCTGGTCTCACCAACATCCCATCCACTCACACTTTCACCCTCAATTCCCATGACCAAGTAGTTTCAGACACAGAAGAGCCTGTTCCTGTCATAGACTACTCTCTTCTTATTTCAAGTAGTCCTGATCAACGGTCCAAAATCATTCATGACCTTCGCAAAGCATGTCAGTATTGGGGCTTCTTCATg GTGATCAATCATGGAGTACCAGAGAGACTAATGAGATCAATGATTGATGCATGTAGAGAATTTTTTGATCTGCCGGAGGAGGAGAAGCAGGAGTATGAAGGTAAGCATGTATTAGACCCAATACGGTGTGGCACCAGCTTTAATACTTCAGTGGAGAAGGTCTTTTGTTGGAGGGATTTTCTCAAGCTCTTTGTACATCCCGTGTTTCACTCACCCAGCAAACCTGCTGAGTTCAG TGAGAATCTGTTAGAATACTCCAAAAGAGTAAGAGAAGTAGCAAGAGAATTACTAAAAGGGATATCAGAGAGCTTGGGATTGGGAACAAATTACATAGACAAAGCACTGAATTTGGAGCAAGGCCTACAGGTCAGTATAGCAAACTACTACCCACCTTGCACACAACCAGAACTTGCAATGGGCCTGCCCTCTCACTCGGATCATGGCCTCTTGACCATTCTAATACAGAATGGAGTTAGTGGCCTTCAAGTGCAACACAAAGGGAAGTGGGTCAATATGAATGGCTACCCCAATTCCTTTCTGGTTAACACAGGAGATCATCTTGAG attttgagtaatggaaagtaCAAGAGCGTTGAACATCGAGCGGTTGTGAACAAGAAAGCTGCAAGAATATCCTTAGCCATGGCACATGGACCTTCACTAGATTCAGTCGTTACTCCTGCACCAGAGTTGCTAGACCGAGAAGGGAATGCACCAGCGTATATTGAAATGAAGTATGGGAAATACTTGGAGCTTCAGCAAAGCAGCAAGCTGGATGGGAAATCCTGCTTGGATCAAGTACGAATTTGA
- the LOC131182283 gene encoding 2-oxoglutarate-dependent dioxygenase 19-like isoform X2, whose translation MAETAPLVATQASPTTPSKRITSIIKLLAESPGLTNIPSTHTFTLNSHDQVVSDTEEPVPVIDYSLLISSSPDQRSKIIHDLRKACQYWGFFMVINHGVPERLMRSMIDACREFFDLPEEEKQEYEGKHVLDPIRCGTSFNTSVEKVFCWRDFLKLFVHPVFHSPSKPAEFSENLLEYSKRVREVARELLKGISESLGLGTNYIDKALNLEQGLQNGVSGLQVQHKGKWVNMNGYPNSFLVNTGDHLEILSNGKYKSVEHRAVVNKKAARISLAMAHGPSLDSVVTPAPELLDREGNAPAYIEMKYGKYLELQQSSKLDGKSCLDQVRI comes from the exons ATGGCTGAAACAGCTCCACTGGTTGCCACCCAAGCATCTCCTACAACACCATCCAAGAGAATAACTAGCATCATCAAACTACTAGCTGAGTCACCTGGTCTCACCAACATCCCATCCACTCACACTTTCACCCTCAATTCCCATGACCAAGTAGTTTCAGACACAGAAGAGCCTGTTCCTGTCATAGACTACTCTCTTCTTATTTCAAGTAGTCCTGATCAACGGTCCAAAATCATTCATGACCTTCGCAAAGCATGTCAGTATTGGGGCTTCTTCATg GTGATCAATCATGGAGTACCAGAGAGACTAATGAGATCAATGATTGATGCATGTAGAGAATTTTTTGATCTGCCGGAGGAGGAGAAGCAGGAGTATGAAGGTAAGCATGTATTAGACCCAATACGGTGTGGCACCAGCTTTAATACTTCAGTGGAGAAGGTCTTTTGTTGGAGGGATTTTCTCAAGCTCTTTGTACATCCCGTGTTTCACTCACCCAGCAAACCTGCTGAGTTCAG TGAGAATCTGTTAGAATACTCCAAAAGAGTAAGAGAAGTAGCAAGAGAATTACTAAAAGGGATATCAGAGAGCTTGGGATTGGGAACAAATTACATAGACAAAGCACTGAATTTGGAGCAAGGCCTACAG AATGGAGTTAGTGGCCTTCAAGTGCAACACAAAGGGAAGTGGGTCAATATGAATGGCTACCCCAATTCCTTTCTGGTTAACACAGGAGATCATCTTGAG attttgagtaatggaaagtaCAAGAGCGTTGAACATCGAGCGGTTGTGAACAAGAAAGCTGCAAGAATATCCTTAGCCATGGCACATGGACCTTCACTAGATTCAGTCGTTACTCCTGCACCAGAGTTGCTAGACCGAGAAGGGAATGCACCAGCGTATATTGAAATGAAGTATGGGAAATACTTGGAGCTTCAGCAAAGCAGCAAGCTGGATGGGAAATCCTGCTTGGATCAAGTACGAATTTGA
- the LOC131182284 gene encoding uncharacterized protein LOC131182284 isoform X2: MRTEEVNWCQIQEWYPKFKSVSIRTIIHELPESFVEYLLDDVGPFILPISVSNEDALPNRIHNPIDEEDYQVSEGSGDEAEQPVSPPSFPELELKIKESIEILGGAVFPKLNWSSPKDSAWISTSGTLCCTSFSEIALLLRSSDSLVHDLCHAYDSCSNKTMSRPPNFFLALRKWYSSLLPEMEFRCFVWGHHLVGISQREVTTFYPVLLEKKSDLQLLIENLFMDNVRLNFESENYTFDIYVTRDERVKIVDFNPWGAFTLPLLFTWEELGQNAREGNSVDFRIVESQCGIRPGLKTAVPQDYLDTSPGSGWDQFLKKVDAEFKQQGTSPTGRNSFIKS; the protein is encoded by the coding sequence ATGAGGACAGAAGAAGTGAACTGGTGCCAGATTCAGGAATGGTACCCAAAATTCAAGTCtgtatctatcagaactataatTCATGAGCTTCCAGAATCTTTTGTTGAGTACCTTCTTGATGATGTAGGGCCCTTTATACTACCCATTTCTGTCTCTAATGAAGATGCTTTACCCAATAGAATTCATAATCCTATAGATGAAGAGGATTATCAAGTGTCAGAAGGGTCAGGAGATGAAGCAGAGCAACCTGTATCACCCCCATCTTTCCCAGAACTTGAATTGAAGATTAAGGAATCAATTGAAATCCTTGGAGGTGCAGTTTTTCCTAAGCTGAACTGGAGTTCCCCAAAAGACTCAGCTTGGATTAGCACATCTGGAACCCTCTGTTGCACTTCATTCAGTGAGATTGCATTATTGCTTCGGTCATCTGATTCGTTGGTCCATGATTTGTGCCATGCCTATGATTCATGCAGCAACAAAACCATGTCAAGACCCCCAAATTTCTTCCTTGCACTCCGCAAGTGGTATTCATCTTTGTTGCCTGAGATGGAATTCCGTTGCTTTGTTTGGGGTCATCACCTCGTTGGCATCTCACAGCGTGAAGTCACTACATTTTATCCTGTTCTCCTTGAGAAGAAAAGTGATCTTCAACTGCtgattgagaatttatttatggatAATGTGAGGCTGAATTTTGAGTCAGAGAATTACACATTTGATATTTATGTCACCAGGGATGAGCGTGTTAAAATTGTGGATTTTAATCCTTGGGGTGCATTTACACTTCCATTGCTTTTTACTTGGGAGGAATTAGGGCAGAATGCGAGAGAAGGGAACAGTGTGGACTTCAGAATTGTGGAGAGCCAATGTGGAATTCGGCCAGGGCTGAAAACAGCAGTTCCACAGGATTATTTGGATACTAGTCCAGGGAGTGGTTGGGATCAGTTCTTGAAGAAAGTTGATGCAGAGTTCAAGCAACAGGGAACTTCTCCTACAG